The sequence below is a genomic window from Desulfomonile tiedjei.
TCTTCATCAGGATACCGGGATTGGTAACCTTGTTGGCTCCTCCACAAGACGGACATTGAAATTTTCTTTCCATGGTCTCCGAGAGTCGAAACGGTTTCAAAATCCGGGAGCTTTGAGAATAATTTCCGGGGAGGCCATTTTTGCAAAAAGGGCCTCCCCGGACCCCTCCCCAAAAACTCCCATTATTTTAGACCATTGTCGCCACGGCGACAATGGTGTGTGTAAGAAACTCTGATGTCTTAACCTCGCGGGGCCAACCGCCGCTTGTGTGAATCAGTCCTGAAGAGGGTAGGTCACAGCGGAAGCTGTTGTTGGTGAAGCGGTTTCCGCCGTGCGCCTCTCAAGAAACCCTATATTTCGTGGTTGGCGGCTTCCGCTGCCAGCGGAAACCGCCAACCACGCAGGATATAGAATTTTTTGGAGAGGGGTGCGGGGAGAAACCTTTTTACAAAAAGGTTCTCCCCGCAAAACCCTTCTTCCCCTACTTCTGCTGCGCCAGCTCGTCTCCTCGTCGTGTAGCGGCTTCTACCGCGTCCATGATGATTCCGCGTAATCCGCCTCGTTCTATCACATGCAGGGCGGCCATTGTAGTGCCGCCCGGAGATGTTATACGATCCTTCAATTCACTGAAAGGAACCGTCCCCTCAGCCATTGTTGCGGCGCCCATTACCGTCTCCACGGAAAGTTGTCTTGCGGTGGGTCTATCCATTCCCATGCGGACAGCCGCATCGGTCAGCGCCTCCATTATCACGAAAAGATAAGCCAGGCCGCTGGAAGAGAGGGCTGTTACCACGTTCATCATTTTCTCTTCCAACGCCACAGCGGCCCCCACAGCGCGAAAAAGACCGAGAGCCATTTCCAGGTCTGCCTCATCCGCGATTCCGGCTTTGCACAGAGCCGTTGCGCTCCGGCCGGCCATGGCCGCTGCATTGGGCATGGCTCGGATGACTCTGGCCGGCTTATTCAGACAGGACAATATGAAGCTTGTGGGTATTCCCGCGGCAATAGAGATAACCACCAATTTGTCATGGATCTTGTCAGCCACAGAGCGCACCACTTCGCCGATTGTCTGAGGTTTCACCGCCAGCAGGAGCATTGAGGTGTCAGGCGCCAGAGTGTCTTCCAAAGACGCTACCGCACGAATCCCCAGTTCTTTCTCCAGCGACTGCGATTTAACCGAGTCCGCGTCAAAAACCGATATCATGTTCGCGGCGGCTTGTTTGGAGCGGACCAGCCCGCGGATGAGTGCAGAGCCCATATTACCTGCGCCGATGAAGCTTATCTTATTCACTTATTTCTCCTGCGATCGCTCGGTCTCCAGAGGTCAGCACGATTTCATGTATAGACATGTCCTATAGGTACGTGTATACTCTGAGCAACGAATACTACCACGGAATAACAAGACAAAGGCATAAAATTTGTCCGAAACAGACGTGGCGGATCGGGCATATCTCGCCCACGAATTCGGCTGGGTGACTTTCAGGAGGAGGAAGCGATCATGGCGAACATTCTTACTGTGGACGCAAGGGGCCTTTCATGCCCTCAGCCGGTCCTCGAAACAAAAAGGGTCATCGATGAGCAATTGTCCGATCATTTCAAGGTGCTCGTGGACACCGAGACATCCAGGGAAAACGTGAGCCGTTTTGCCCGCAACAAGGGCTTTCAGGTTGAGATCCGGGAGAATGGTCAGAGCCAATTCGAGATTGATATACGGAAGGCGGAATCAAATGCCGGCCCGGAATCGCAGGAACAGCTTATCCCATGCCCGCTTCCGGAGCCATCCGCTCAGACGCGCAACGTGGTCTACGTCGCGAACGCCTGCATGGGGCGCGGAGATGACGAACTGGGACAGAAACTGATGCGCGGGTTCCTCAGGACTTGGATTGACATTGACCCGAAGCCGTGGCGAATGGTCTTCATCAATTCCGGCGTCAAGCTTACCACTGTTGACGATGAAGCGGTCGAGGCCGTATCCATGCTCCAGGAAAGAGGCGTGGAAATATTGTCCTGCGGAACGTGCCTCCAGTTTTTTGGTCTCGAAGACAAATTGAGGGTGGGTAAAGTGACCAACATGTACGAAGTGATCGAGTCAATGAATGCGGCTACGAAAGTGATTTCCCCGGATTGATAACTGCTTCTGGGCGGTGGTCGCCATTTCCAAAAGGTGGAAAGCCATTTCTGGAATGGTTCTTTTTTATAACAATTACATCTCTACCTGGAGGCCTTCGTACGCTGCTGTTGTGTGAGGGAATTTCTCTCGCGCTTTCTCTTGGATCTCATCCACCAGGCTATCCTGGTTGCCGTGGTGGAAAAGGACCAAATGCTTGACACCGGCTGCTTTGGCGATCTCGACCGCGCCTTCCCAGGTGCTGTGTCCCCAATCGCGGCGGCAGCAATTGTCTTCGGTTCCCAAATATTGCTCGGGAGTGAACATGCTGTCGAAAATGAGAATGTCAGCATTGGCAGCGAGCTTTAGCATGGTTGTGTACAATTCTGCGACGAGTTCCGTATCCGTAGCGTAAACCAGGCTTTTCCCCTCGAATTCAACCCTGAAACCCAGGCTTCCGCCTGGATGACTCAATTCCTCGCTAAACACCATCACATCGCCGATTTGAACTCTTTCCCCTGATTTCAAATCATGAAATGTAATAGACGCGCTCAGCCTGTCCAATGCCACTGGAAAGTTGGGCTCAGACATCTGGTCACGCATCAGCTTCTCAAAAGTGTGGTCCAATTGCTGGGCGGCATAAAGATGAAACTGATTGCCGCTTATGTATGCAGGAGCGAAAAAGGGGAATCCTTGAATATGGTCCCAGTGCAAGTGTGAAAAAAAGATGTGACCCGTGATCCTTTCGTCCTTATCGCCCGATTTCTCGCAGCGTTCGCACAGGTCTTCTCCCAGGTCTCTGATTCCGGTACCGGCATCAAAGACGATAAGCGTCTTGCCACAACGAACCTCGACGCAGGCAGTGTTTCCGCCGTATTTGAGTGTGGTGGGTCCGGGTCGGGGCAGGCTGCCGTGCACACCCCAGAATTTGACCAGCATGAGTTATTCCACGTCCCGACACGATCATCGGGTGGTTGCTGCTTTGTCGGCCGAAACACACAGACAGTGCTTTGAAGCTACGAGTATTATTAGCATATTTCCATCATGAAAGTCAACAAAGACCCTCTCGAAGCCACAGATCCCATAGCAAATCATTTGGACAGGTCCTGCGAACCCGATGTACGGAAATCCGCGAGGAAACCTTAGGTACTTAAACATTGGATCGAACAAGGCTTCCTCGACGCACTGCCGGGGTTATGCGCTTTTCACCATAACGTTTCGGCTGAGATTTTGCGGGAATATTGCAGGATGTTCACAGGTTGCCGAGCTACTTCCGAATTAATCTTGACCACTTTTGGCGATTATGTCATGACAGACATAGGTGCAGATCATTCTTGACTTATTTTTCGTTGCTCAAAAACCGCTGATTTTGATGAGACCCTGATTCCGTGGCGGTCACGGATCTCGTGACGCGTTCTGCCCGGAAAGAGGACCAAGGGTCGGGGACCGTCCGGTTGTCCGCTGAGGCAATCAGTCTCGTCATAGCCGCGTGTTGTCGGGCAGCGCATCCATCCATGCTCTGGAACATCATCGAAAGGAGGTCGTTCACATGGATTTGACTCGCCGGGACTTTCTTGTGATCTCCGGCGCGCTAGGAGCTGGTGTGGCGCTCTCTTCATTAGGGCTGGATCTTGGGCCGGTGAAGGCGTATGCCGATGAACTCAAGATCGACAAAATGAAGAGCGCGAAGAACACCACATCCATTTGTCCGTACTGCTCGGTGGGGTGCGGCCTCATCGTGAGTACGGACACGAAAGCCGGAAAAATAATCAACATCGAAGGCGACCCTGACCATCCAACCAATGAAGGGTCGTTGTGCGCAAAAGGTGCGTCAGTCTTTCAGACCACAGCGGCCAACCCGAACCGGTTGACCAAAGTCCTGTACAGGGCTCCTTTCAGTGACAAATGGGAGGAGAAAAGCTGGGACTGGGCCATCACTGAAATCGCCAAACGGGCCAAGACCACCCGTGACGCCACCTTTGTCGAGAAGAACGCCAAAGGTCAGGTGGTCAACAGAACCGAGGCCATTGCACACCTGGGCAGCTCCAACATCGACATGGAAGAAATCTGGGGCCTGAACGCGATGGTTAGGGCCTTGGGCATCGTTTATATGGACCATCAGGCCCGGGTTTGACACAGCCCAACAGTTGCGGCTCTGGCAGAGTCGTTCGGGCGCGGCGCAATGACCAATCACTACGTGGATCTGAAAAACAGTGATTGCCTCCTGATCATGGGCAGCAATGCTGCCGAAAACCATCCCATCAGCATGAGATGGGTGATGAAGGCCAAGGAAAACGGGGCAACCGTCATTTCCGTGGATCCCCGTTTTACGAGAACTTCCGCAGTCGCGGACATCTATGCCGCGTTAAGGTCCGGCACAGACATCGCCTTTCTTGGTGGGATGATCAACTATATTCTAGAAAAGAACAAGTATTTCAAGGAGTACGTGGACAACTATACGAACGCCTCCTACATTGTTGGAGACAAGTACGACTTCAAGGATGGTCTTTTCTCAGGGTACAATCCCCAAAACCGGAAGTACGACGCGTCCACGTGGGGCTTTAAGCGGGATGCCAAGGGTGTTCCCGAGACGGACCCGACCTATAAGAACCCTCGGTGCGTGCTTCAACTCCTCAAGAAACACTATTCTCGGTACACGCCGGAAAAGGTCTCGGAAATCACAGGGACCCCGGTGGAGGATCTCCTGAAGGTGTACGAGGCGTATTCCTCTACCGGAGTGAGAGACAAAGCAGGGAGCGTGCTGTACGCGCTGGGCTGGACGCATCACACCTTTGGGACTCAGATCATCAGGACAAGTGCGATCATTCAGTTGTTGCTTGGCAATATAGGCATTGCAGGCGGAGGCATCAACGCGCTTCGGGGACAGCCCAACGTGCAGGGTTCCACGGATGGGGCACTTCTGTTCCATCTTATTCCCGGGTACCTCAAGGTTCCCCGGGGGGCGCAGCAGACCCTCGAGCAATATCTCAAGGACAACACACCGAAAACAGCGGAGGTGCAATCCGTCAACTGGTGGTCAAACACGCCCAAGTATACCGTGAGCCTGCTCAAGTCGTTCTATGGAGACAAGGCGACCAAGGAAAACGACTTTGGCTACGCCTGGCTGCCCAAGGCGGACGACGGAGTGACCTATTCCTGGCTCGACATGTGTGACGTCATGTACCAGGGAAAGATAAAGGGCATGTTCCTCTGGAGCCAGAATCCGGCGGGAAGTCACCCTAACACCAATAAAACTCTCAAAGCTCTTGCGAACCTGGATTGGTTGGTACACGCGAACATTTTCAACAATGAGACCGCTTCCTTCTGGCACACTCCGGGGATGGATCCCAAGAAGGTCAAGACTGAAGTATTTCTCCTGCCCGCGGCTTGTTCGGTGGAACGTGAGGGGAGTCTCACCAATAGCG
It includes:
- the fdnG gene encoding formate dehydrogenase-N subunit alpha, which encodes MDLTRRDFLVISGALGAGVALSSLGLDLGPVKAYADELKIDKMKSAKNTTSICPYCSVGCGLIVSTDTKAGKIINIEGDPDHPTNEGSLCAKGASVFQTTAANPNRLTKVLYRAPFSDKWEEKSWDWAITEIAKRAKTTRDATFVEKNAKGQVVNRTEAIAHLGSSNIDMEEIWGLNAMVRALGIVYMDHQARVUHSPTVAALAESFGRGAMTNHYVDLKNSDCLLIMGSNAAENHPISMRWVMKAKENGATVISVDPRFTRTSAVADIYAALRSGTDIAFLGGMINYILEKNKYFKEYVDNYTNASYIVGDKYDFKDGLFSGYNPQNRKYDASTWGFKRDAKGVPETDPTYKNPRCVLQLLKKHYSRYTPEKVSEITGTPVEDLLKVYEAYSSTGVRDKAGSVLYALGWTHHTFGTQIIRTSAIIQLLLGNIGIAGGGINALRGQPNVQGSTDGALLFHLIPGYLKVPRGAQQTLEQYLKDNTPKTAEVQSVNWWSNTPKYTVSLLKSFYGDKATKENDFGYAWLPKADDGVTYSWLDMCDVMYQGKIKGMFLWSQNPAGSHPNTNKTLKALANLDWLVHANIFNNETASFWHTPGMDPKKVKTEVFLLPAACSVEREGSLTNSGRLVQWRYKAVEPPADAIADGEMVNRLVRKLKELYQKEGGKYPDPILNLKWDYVDDKGKFDPHKMAKECNGYFLKDVTLKDPAGKDVTYKKGDLVPAFPFLQADGSTSCGNWLFCASYTNAGNMMARRGKEDPTGLGLNPNWAWCWPVNRRVLYNRASCDPSGNPWNPKRPLLKWEGGKWVGDVPDGPAPPMSDKEKGKLPFIMKPDGRAFLFGPGLADGPFPEQYEPYENPLGKNPMSAQVINPVFKIFKSDMDKVASGDPKFPIICSTNTITEHWCSGSMTRWQPWLLEAQPELFVEMSPQLAGELSIKNGDRVKVESIRGEVECVAMVTPRIRPFKVAGKVLHQVALPFAFGWLMPKSDKNYSTNQLTPGVGDANTMCPEYKGFMVNVKKV
- a CDS encoding MBL fold metallo-hydrolase; this encodes MLVKFWGVHGSLPRPGPTTLKYGGNTACVEVRCGKTLIVFDAGTGIRDLGEDLCERCEKSGDKDERITGHIFFSHLHWDHIQGFPFFAPAYISGNQFHLYAAQQLDHTFEKLMRDQMSEPNFPVALDRLSASITFHDLKSGERVQIGDVMVFSEELSHPGGSLGFRVEFEGKSLVYATDTELVAELYTTMLKLAANADILIFDSMFTPEQYLGTEDNCCRRDWGHSTWEGAVEIAKAAGVKHLVLFHHGNQDSLVDEIQEKAREKFPHTTAAYEGLQVEM
- the proC gene encoding pyrroline-5-carboxylate reductase; protein product: MNKISFIGAGNMGSALIRGLVRSKQAAANMISVFDADSVKSQSLEKELGIRAVASLEDTLAPDTSMLLLAVKPQTIGEVVRSVADKIHDKLVVISIAAGIPTSFILSCLNKPARVIRAMPNAAAMAGRSATALCKAGIADEADLEMALGLFRAVGAAVALEEKMMNVVTALSSSGLAYLFVIMEALTDAAVRMGMDRPTARQLSVETVMGAATMAEGTVPFSELKDRITSPGGTTMAALHVIERGGLRGIIMDAVEAATRRGDELAQQK
- the yedF gene encoding sulfurtransferase-like selenium metabolism protein YedF — its product is MANILTVDARGLSCPQPVLETKRVIDEQLSDHFKVLVDTETSRENVSRFARNKGFQVEIRENGQSQFEIDIRKAESNAGPESQEQLIPCPLPEPSAQTRNVVYVANACMGRGDDELGQKLMRGFLRTWIDIDPKPWRMVFINSGVKLTTVDDEAVEAVSMLQERGVEILSCGTCLQFFGLEDKLRVGKVTNMYEVIESMNAATKVISPD